A single genomic interval of Anaerobacillus sp. CMMVII harbors:
- the phoU gene encoding phosphate signaling complex protein PhoU yields MHTRETFHSGIASLKEAIVALGSQVNVAFNESMVAFINNDIKKYASIQENDLQINQQELAINEKATLLIARQQPVASDLRKIIVAFKISSDLERIGDLAVDISKAAQRIPMSEVKIDTTLLLQMANKASEMLSRVLVAYENGNILEAQQIASVDDEVDEMYAQFVKIIFNFVISEQLKIEQVTQLAFISRYIERIADYATNIAELIIYEVNGQYFDLN; encoded by the coding sequence ATGCATACTAGAGAAACATTTCATTCAGGAATAGCAAGTCTAAAAGAAGCCATCGTAGCTTTAGGAAGTCAAGTTAATGTTGCTTTTAACGAATCGATGGTGGCATTTATAAATAATGATATAAAAAAATATGCTAGCATCCAAGAAAACGATTTACAGATCAATCAGCAAGAACTAGCAATTAATGAAAAAGCAACTTTGCTCATTGCAAGGCAACAGCCAGTTGCCTCAGATCTTCGTAAAATTATTGTGGCTTTTAAGATTTCAAGTGATTTGGAACGCATTGGTGATTTGGCTGTAGATATCTCAAAGGCTGCTCAAAGAATACCAATGAGCGAAGTAAAAATCGATACAACACTCTTATTACAGATGGCAAACAAGGCAAGTGAAATGTTATCAAGAGTACTCGTAGCTTATGAAAATGGAAACATATTAGAAGCTCAACAAATTGCTAGTGTAGATGACGAAGTTGATGAAATGTATGCTCAGTTCGTGAAGATAATCTTTAATTTTGTCATTTCTGAGCAATTAAAAATAGAGCAGGTAACCCAGCTAGCGTTTATCTCACGCTATATAGAACGAATTGCAGACTATGCAACGAACATTGCTGAGCTAATCATCTATGAAGTGAACGGTCAGTATTTTGATTTAAACTAA
- a CDS encoding PD-(D/E)XK nuclease family protein: MLVVKTSPITEVANSDRLLECFNKQKEVGKPIYYILPSNKYLQEARKRKAGIAFKTFDDLADLVLKKANVDFFAVSESERTLFFQELIARDKKRFLQNPEELRHKAKAYAQTYGQLKRVGLTINDLPPQFKQMEAVFSEYETEWVTKQRLLDPENRIHKAVSLKKQTNLNLGGIVIDGYLDFSTLQYMVINYFVSLGFDITVYLPLLEGAEILEETKSTLQKIGFQIADNEVLSIQTEPDITVSSATTIEEEIYGVLEEIAEKDKALVFSEVGLLLADEAKYLESVIKVAKEKHIPIKRPEKKLVNESLLFQFIYHALLNHNGRFSNRWDAIDLLDSLLRLQFLPSFEYMTKKRSYIETGFLEKDLKEYIDLFVDFRTSLPKKASLVSYLTWMRDLLEKSQFPVIWKERLQSLTKTNKLQQIRFEWKSYDFLLDFLTKKIELIDKQGLQELEVHYHIFVEWLNDGIQTGSIYVERAPNKGVQIFTFRDIALFKGKQIYVMGMNEGTFPKGHKLSGYFQESDLRNLPIPFAAPTRRLFRQKDDAFFQQLFSLAKTLSFSYVVGVDPHNPLLPSGYLERWKKQILERKYSTATRYANRVSRSMQDYQEKLAFHVGIGKKVQSLPKELEKMTATLDYLEEGKEIVSSHWHEQLRRDKLSVTMLESYAMCPFKYALERILNIKEPSEKRTSIDFRDVGSMLHTIIEKFYKQLMLVGKPFSAFSEEMKETAETILLEIFEEEWAVVEGRHLDFSKLQLSIEKEEWQKKLRKWWLAEKQHFWENKQLQGMHLFRLEEAIELDLKIDETTTITLSGKIDRIDIDENGFVIYDYKSGLASLNFEKEVRPGLKLQLPLYLVAMENRLTTGHYQLDLSGIFEETPEKLTAHGASYISLRDPLKRAGNSVWREEHFGKNNPFSVHAKATKKKHLRQKCC, encoded by the coding sequence ATGCTAGTTGTAAAAACATCACCAATAACAGAGGTTGCAAATAGTGATCGACTTTTAGAGTGCTTCAACAAGCAAAAAGAAGTTGGAAAACCAATCTATTACATATTACCTTCTAATAAATATCTTCAAGAAGCCAGAAAACGAAAAGCTGGCATCGCTTTTAAAACGTTTGATGATTTGGCTGATTTAGTTTTGAAAAAAGCAAATGTTGATTTTTTCGCTGTGTCTGAAAGCGAACGAACATTGTTTTTTCAAGAATTAATTGCTAGGGATAAAAAGCGATTTTTACAAAATCCAGAAGAACTCCGGCACAAAGCCAAAGCATACGCCCAGACATATGGGCAGTTGAAACGTGTTGGATTAACTATTAACGATTTGCCACCACAGTTCAAGCAAATGGAAGCTGTCTTTTCGGAGTATGAGACAGAGTGGGTTACAAAACAACGTCTTCTAGATCCAGAAAACCGAATTCATAAAGCGGTATCTTTAAAAAAGCAAACCAACTTAAATCTTGGTGGGATTGTGATCGATGGCTATTTAGACTTCAGTACGCTTCAATATATGGTGATTAATTACTTCGTCTCCCTTGGATTTGATATTACTGTATATTTACCATTGCTTGAAGGAGCGGAGATTCTAGAAGAGACAAAATCCACGCTTCAAAAGATAGGCTTTCAAATTGCAGACAATGAAGTGTTATCAATACAGACGGAACCAGACATTACAGTTTCTTCCGCCACAACTATAGAAGAAGAAATCTATGGAGTTCTAGAAGAAATTGCAGAAAAAGACAAAGCATTGGTTTTTTCAGAGGTAGGATTGTTGTTAGCAGATGAAGCAAAGTATTTAGAAAGTGTAATTAAAGTTGCAAAGGAGAAACATATCCCAATAAAACGACCTGAAAAAAAGTTGGTGAATGAATCTTTACTTTTCCAATTTATCTATCATGCATTACTAAACCACAATGGTAGATTTTCAAATAGATGGGATGCTATAGACCTCCTAGATTCTTTACTTAGACTTCAATTTCTCCCAAGTTTTGAGTATATGACGAAAAAGAGATCGTATATTGAAACTGGATTTCTTGAGAAAGATCTGAAAGAATACATCGATTTATTCGTTGATTTTCGAACATCCCTTCCTAAAAAGGCAAGCTTGGTATCTTATTTAACCTGGATGAGAGATTTGCTAGAAAAAAGTCAATTCCCTGTTATATGGAAAGAAAGACTACAATCTCTGACAAAGACAAACAAACTTCAACAGATTCGTTTTGAATGGAAGTCATATGATTTTCTCCTGGATTTTCTTACTAAAAAAATTGAATTGATAGATAAGCAAGGACTACAAGAGCTTGAGGTTCATTATCATATTTTTGTTGAGTGGTTAAATGATGGAATCCAAACGGGCTCAATTTATGTAGAGAGGGCTCCGAATAAAGGAGTTCAAATATTTACATTCCGCGATATAGCTTTATTTAAAGGGAAACAGATTTATGTCATGGGGATGAATGAAGGAACATTTCCAAAGGGCCACAAGCTCAGTGGTTATTTCCAAGAAAGTGATTTAAGAAACCTACCAATCCCGTTTGCGGCACCAACTCGAAGGTTATTTCGACAAAAAGATGATGCTTTTTTCCAGCAGTTGTTTTCATTAGCGAAAACATTGTCTTTTTCCTATGTCGTAGGTGTAGATCCGCATAACCCGCTACTCCCTTCTGGTTATTTAGAACGATGGAAGAAGCAAATTCTAGAAAGAAAGTACAGTACAGCCACTCGGTATGCCAATCGAGTATCTCGTTCAATGCAAGACTATCAGGAGAAACTTGCTTTTCATGTTGGGATAGGAAAAAAAGTGCAGAGTTTACCTAAAGAGCTAGAGAAAATGACTGCAACCCTAGACTACTTAGAGGAAGGCAAAGAAATAGTCTCCTCTCATTGGCATGAGCAGTTGCGGCGGGACAAGTTATCGGTCACAATGCTTGAAAGCTATGCGATGTGTCCATTTAAATATGCTCTTGAGCGAATTCTAAACATTAAAGAACCTTCCGAGAAAAGGACATCAATCGATTTCAGAGATGTAGGCTCAATGCTTCATACGATTATAGAAAAGTTTTATAAACAACTAATGTTAGTTGGCAAACCTTTCTCTGCATTTTCAGAGGAAATGAAAGAAACGGCTGAAACGATTTTATTAGAAATCTTTGAGGAAGAATGGGCAGTTGTCGAGGGGCGTCATCTTGATTTTTCAAAGTTACAACTGTCAATCGAAAAAGAAGAATGGCAGAAAAAGCTTCGCAAATGGTGGCTTGCCGAGAAACAGCATTTTTGGGAAAATAAACAACTCCAGGGGATGCACCTATTCCGACTAGAGGAAGCAATTGAACTTGATTTAAAAATCGATGAAACAACAACGATTACCTTGTCGGGAAAAATTGATCGAATTGATATTGATGAGAATGGCTTTGTTATATACGACTACAAATCTGGACTAGCATCATTAAATTTTGAAAAAGAAGTTCGTCCTGGTCTTAAGCTTCAATTACCACTATATTTAGTTGCGATGGAAAACAGGTTGACAACTGGGCATTATCAGCTCGATTTATCAGGGATATTTGAAGAAACACCAGAAAAATTAACGGCTCACGGTGCATCGTATATATCATTAAGAGATCCGTTGAAACGTGCCGGAAACAGTGTTTGGCGCGAGGAACATTTCGGGAAAAACAATCCCTTTTCTGTTCATGCCAAAGCTACAAAGAAGAAACACTTGAGGCAGAAATGTTGTTAG
- a CDS encoding UvrD-helicase domain-containing protein: MNFNPEQETAIFSEKPLVVISAGAGSGKTRVLTERYVHLCEQKLQEKLGNPSSAVAAAVEEIVAITFTEKAAREMKDRIRGRIEEKRSSVDKLYQKHEQELAGQFWQEQKEALDGALITTFHSFCHKLLHEYAFEADITPNFTVLDDVQAKLIQIDIFEEMYDSPEYHQVWRPLYNFYTRNQLSESIKAVYGQMKEIITSVSSIESFLIVRRLLRYN, translated from the coding sequence GTGAATTTTAATCCAGAGCAAGAAACAGCGATTTTCAGTGAAAAGCCACTAGTTGTTATCTCAGCTGGAGCTGGTTCAGGGAAAACTCGTGTTTTAACCGAACGGTATGTCCATCTTTGCGAACAAAAGCTTCAAGAAAAGCTCGGAAATCCCTCTTCAGCCGTTGCAGCAGCGGTAGAGGAAATCGTTGCCATTACATTTACCGAAAAAGCTGCTCGAGAGATGAAGGATCGAATTCGTGGTCGTATTGAAGAAAAACGCTCTTCTGTCGATAAACTATACCAGAAACATGAACAAGAGCTTGCCGGTCAGTTTTGGCAGGAGCAAAAGGAAGCTTTGGATGGTGCCTTAATCACTACGTTTCATAGCTTTTGTCATAAATTGTTACATGAATACGCATTCGAAGCGGATATTACGCCCAATTTTACGGTCCTTGATGACGTTCAAGCGAAGCTTATCCAAATTGATATCTTTGAAGAAATGTATGATTCACCTGAATATCATCAAGTATGGAGACCGCTGTACAATTTTTACACGCGAAACCAACTGAGCGAATCAATCAAGGCGGTTTACGGTCAAATGAAAGAAATTATTACGTCGGTTTCCTCTATTGAGTCCTTTTTGATAGTGAGGAGATTGTTGCGATACAATTAG
- a CDS encoding UvrD-helicase domain-containing protein — translation MEERKKAIEHFYQNAKPLVLELDDQDKAQSKIIEHFSLLSEKGDYSETLYDELVDAMPKKVSNAWKESNPPLFELYDRLFKPLKEVWKNLKGPSEAEQEEIKEVIRLFVHMLSVFHEKFDAAKRERAALDFSDLQQKAIALLEIEAVQVASRQKFKHMMIDEFQDTNQLQMNMLKFIQPPYQFVVGDGKQSIYRFRGADVSLMKELVEHSKQDANSDFINMSTNYRTCDSIIQFVNQAFEEIMGGEEASSDLSYKINYTTINSHRNGEEEQKRRVELITIPSQEETEDEEESDGQLSEYEVIANRMLGLMEAQEAIVAEKNTWRGPMWRDFAILIQARTKLTKLEKALKDKGIPYVVYGGIGFMKNKR, via the coding sequence ATGGAAGAGCGTAAAAAAGCAATCGAACACTTTTATCAAAATGCTAAGCCTCTTGTCTTAGAGTTAGATGATCAGGACAAAGCCCAGAGCAAGATTATTGAACATTTTTCGTTGTTGAGCGAAAAAGGGGATTATTCTGAGACTTTATATGATGAATTAGTTGATGCCATGCCGAAGAAAGTAAGCAATGCTTGGAAAGAAAGTAATCCGCCTTTATTTGAGTTATATGATCGATTATTTAAACCATTAAAAGAAGTATGGAAGAACCTGAAAGGACCTTCAGAAGCTGAACAGGAAGAAATTAAAGAGGTTATCAGACTTTTTGTTCACATGCTTTCAGTGTTTCATGAAAAATTTGATGCAGCCAAACGAGAACGAGCAGCTCTCGATTTCTCTGACCTACAACAAAAGGCTATTGCCCTTCTCGAAATCGAAGCGGTCCAGGTAGCTTCTCGGCAAAAATTTAAGCATATGATGATTGATGAGTTTCAAGATACAAACCAACTTCAGATGAATATGTTGAAGTTTATTCAACCTCCATATCAATTCGTAGTTGGAGATGGAAAGCAATCAATTTACCGCTTTCGAGGAGCCGATGTAAGCCTAATGAAGGAGCTGGTTGAACATTCGAAACAGGATGCGAATAGTGATTTTATCAATATGAGCACCAATTATCGAACGTGTGATAGTATTATTCAGTTTGTAAATCAGGCTTTTGAAGAAATAATGGGAGGCGAAGAAGCAAGCTCAGACCTCTCCTATAAAATTAATTACACAACAATTAACAGTCATCGAAACGGAGAAGAAGAACAAAAGCGTCGTGTTGAATTGATTACAATCCCTTCTCAAGAAGAAACAGAAGATGAAGAAGAATCAGATGGGCAGCTATCAGAATACGAAGTCATTGCGAACCGAATGCTTGGGCTTATGGAAGCTCAGGAAGCGATAGTGGCAGAGAAAAATACATGGCGCGGACCAATGTGGCGTGATTTTGCCATTCTCATCCAGGCTCGTACTAAGTTAACGAAACTAGAGAAAGCTTTAAAGGACAAAGGAATTCCTTATGTCGTTTATGGAGGCATTGGCTTTATGAAAAACAAGAGGTAA
- a CDS encoding 3'-5' exonuclease: MLSLLQWLNRPWEPLYILSLLRSPLFGVTVEGFLTIDQCLEEEISLASYIYEGLFLQDESLDEPLKSALTKLKEFYESWVPYTPQKSMNAYLYDLFTASGLKAMLLLQRNNIQLIKNVEKLIDVLAQFKTSSLDELLKQIKQLAVLSDKEGEAEVELAEGNMVHIMTVHASKGLEFPIVFLPDLAKGPRGDTGSIRFDKDVRLAVQYKKEIDLLKKPVEKSSPAFNAIKARSKDQAVEEAKRLFYVAVTRAKDYLVLSTVAKAANDSWYDMLLNAMEDNGFLQTYIEECLEVPEYEKWEDSGEEYQAPVLNEENLNQMSFSVSEIMTFINDPLKYFDKYIVKIEDHWLEEKTNQVQTGDNYDIVSGATLGTIVHRACELFDHGYELDEAKAEALAIIDDEIEKSRFEQAMEGLMNNYRQLEELNLGKAVENEWPFTVEIEGVQIIGEIDKIVEKNGLFHLIDLKTNKSKDLDKLTDYYSPQLYLYKMAFEKEYQQKVDCLSLFFMRAGKAGFRSVAFHPDVEKEMSEVIKAMANLKQNDAGKSEYINYYKKSKK; the protein is encoded by the coding sequence ATGCTATCCCTACTACAATGGTTAAATCGCCCTTGGGAACCATTGTATATATTATCATTACTAAGAAGTCCTTTATTCGGCGTTACGGTCGAAGGTTTTCTTACCATTGACCAGTGTCTTGAAGAAGAGATAAGTCTTGCTTCCTATATTTACGAAGGATTGTTTTTGCAGGATGAGAGTCTTGATGAACCTTTGAAGAGCGCATTAACAAAATTAAAAGAGTTCTATGAAAGTTGGGTTCCATATACACCACAAAAATCTATGAATGCTTATCTATATGACCTTTTTACCGCTTCAGGCTTAAAGGCAATGTTATTACTGCAGCGAAATAACATTCAGCTAATTAAAAATGTTGAGAAATTAATTGACGTCTTAGCCCAATTTAAAACATCCTCGTTAGATGAATTATTAAAACAAATAAAACAGCTTGCAGTTTTGTCTGATAAAGAAGGAGAAGCCGAAGTTGAACTAGCTGAAGGGAATATGGTCCATATCATGACAGTTCATGCATCTAAAGGGCTAGAATTTCCGATCGTTTTCTTGCCAGACTTAGCCAAAGGTCCTCGGGGAGACACTGGGAGTATCAGGTTTGATAAGGATGTACGTCTCGCAGTGCAATACAAAAAAGAAATTGATCTCCTAAAGAAACCAGTAGAAAAATCTTCACCGGCTTTTAATGCAATCAAAGCCAGATCTAAAGATCAAGCCGTTGAAGAAGCCAAGCGACTCTTTTATGTTGCGGTTACCCGTGCGAAAGATTATTTAGTCTTATCTACGGTAGCTAAGGCAGCTAATGATTCTTGGTATGATATGCTTCTTAATGCTATGGAAGACAATGGTTTTTTACAAACGTATATAGAAGAGTGTCTAGAAGTACCAGAATACGAAAAGTGGGAAGACAGTGGTGAGGAGTATCAAGCTCCAGTGTTAAATGAGGAAAATCTAAACCAAATGAGTTTCTCAGTGTCGGAAATCATGACGTTTATCAATGATCCTCTAAAATATTTTGATAAATATATTGTGAAAATTGAAGATCATTGGCTCGAGGAAAAAACAAATCAAGTACAAACTGGTGATAACTATGATATCGTATCTGGGGCAACACTTGGAACAATCGTTCATCGAGCCTGTGAATTATTTGACCACGGCTACGAGCTTGACGAAGCAAAGGCAGAAGCATTAGCAATCATTGATGATGAGATTGAAAAGAGTCGCTTTGAGCAAGCGATGGAAGGTTTAATGAATAATTACCGTCAGTTAGAGGAATTAAACTTAGGTAAGGCAGTTGAAAACGAATGGCCATTTACTGTTGAAATTGAGGGTGTTCAAATCATTGGTGAGATTGATAAGATTGTCGAAAAAAATGGTCTCTTCCATCTGATTGATTTAAAAACAAATAAATCGAAAGATTTGGATAAGTTAACAGATTACTATTCACCCCAGCTCTACTTATACAAAATGGCTTTTGAGAAAGAGTACCAGCAAAAGGTAGACTGTTTGTCCTTATTTTTTATGAGAGCTGGGAAAGCCGGTTTTCGCTCGGTAGCTTTTCATCCCGACGTTGAAAAAGAAATGAGTGAAGTTATTAAAGCGATGGCAAATCTAAAACAAAACGATGCTGGAAAAAGTGAGTATATCAACTATTACAAAAAAAGTAAAAAATAA
- a CDS encoding YrzI family small protein — translation MLINLFFFSVTISKRQYSNEEISKAYRMNKVESHIETVKAKSFDQQFKCL, via the coding sequence ATGTTAATAAATTTATTCTTTTTTTCAGTAACAATATCCAAACGCCAATATTCAAATGAAGAAATTAGCAAAGCTTATCGCATGAACAAGGTTGAGTCACATATAGAAACGGTAAAAGCGAAATCTTTTGATCAGCAATTCAAATGTTTATAA
- a CDS encoding YrzI family small protein, with the protein MVFNIFFLTITISKRYFSKADLERAFKAQLTEQLVEENKQHCISQRQLI; encoded by the coding sequence ATGGTCTTTAATATCTTCTTTTTAACCATTACCATTTCAAAACGTTATTTTTCGAAAGCAGATCTTGAGCGTGCCTTTAAAGCACAGCTTACTGAACAGCTTGTTGAGGAAAATAAGCAGCACTGTATAAGTCAAAGACAATTAATATAA
- a CDS encoding HAD family hydrolase, whose product MDEMFEHSKLFIFDLDGTLYEGTDHFDYYAERLLLDVAKENKEAFKSDYEKIKGGSHPVKIGKAYDVERDTVLTLDPFTLRVVKVEKWNGEKWTDEKRIDVYSNLVSFDFESMIAIGDGWWLPFVVAKHYGIKDCYPRYVETKEYMVTEKFELEEIPGVREGLMLLKESKKIVLVTNSDIDDVGRLLKELNLDEAFEHVVTSAKKPSRTVEIFKKLMKQYAVSPEEVVSIGDNFINEIAPAIQLGMKGIYIDPLEKELQHSQLKVVRSLGDLF is encoded by the coding sequence ATGGACGAAATGTTTGAACATAGCAAGTTATTTATATTTGATTTAGATGGAACTTTATATGAAGGTACTGATCATTTTGATTATTATGCCGAACGTCTTTTATTAGATGTAGCTAAAGAAAATAAAGAAGCATTCAAAAGTGATTATGAAAAAATAAAGGGAGGAAGTCACCCAGTAAAAATTGGCAAAGCATACGATGTTGAACGAGATACGGTTTTAACCCTAGACCCATTTACATTAAGGGTTGTTAAAGTGGAGAAGTGGAATGGAGAAAAATGGACGGATGAAAAACGAATAGATGTTTATAGCAATTTGGTTTCCTTCGATTTTGAATCAATGATTGCTATTGGCGATGGCTGGTGGCTACCATTTGTAGTGGCTAAGCACTACGGTATCAAAGATTGTTATCCGCGATATGTTGAGACAAAAGAATATATGGTGACTGAAAAATTTGAATTGGAAGAAATACCAGGAGTAAGGGAAGGGCTCATGTTATTAAAAGAATCAAAAAAGATCGTCCTTGTAACCAATAGTGATATTGACGATGTAGGTAGGTTACTAAAGGAATTAAATTTAGATGAAGCTTTTGAACATGTTGTTACGTCAGCTAAAAAACCATCACGGACAGTTGAGATTTTCAAAAAATTAATGAAGCAATATGCAGTATCTCCAGAAGAAGTTGTTTCCATCGGAGATAACTTTATTAATGAAATTGCACCAGCAATACAATTAGGGATGAAAGGAATTTACATAGATCCACTTGAAAAAGAGCTTCAACATAGTCAGTTAAAAGTTGTAAGGAGTTTAGGGGATTTGTTTTAA
- a CDS encoding methyl-accepting chemotaxis protein: MEEHLQVIQDRNKLLTKLLWSAFILGLASNILAQVPLNGIIAFSVTGVLAIGTITFMTYKKLSVQYIQYVVVVGFSILIYVMVSTSPKLSNYLMIYVAVAFMTLYHNYRSIASAAISGLILSNYFFWTFQDEMFFGVDYKVFLSMNVMYIIITGVLISQARIGEKMQKQMDQQHAEMKADKKKVDQLLKEVTRSVQVITNFSENLKGNIGATATISNEITTAFAEVTRGVEAQAASVGEMTGSVNETNDVVSRVSRISTQMGTLSAETRDITTKGNDYVIKLSSDMSQVNEVISAASQLIKELNDQTNHIGAILSSISDISNQTNLLALNAAIEAARAGEHGKGFAVVAAEVRKLAESSQNSTVEISQILTEIQEKTSQVTKQIEAGEQSVVASILATDKTKGNFEIILANTVKVADEAKNVKLMLFQLEEASAQIGQEISSVSQVTQHSSAQTEEILAHVEEQHSRINTIMNSFEELDSLTKQLQNLVDETK; this comes from the coding sequence ATGGAAGAACATTTACAAGTCATTCAAGATCGCAATAAGCTACTTACAAAATTATTATGGTCTGCATTTATTCTTGGACTTGCTAGTAACATTTTAGCTCAAGTACCTCTCAATGGGATTATTGCATTTAGCGTAACAGGTGTTCTGGCTATAGGAACAATTACCTTTATGACTTATAAAAAACTTTCTGTACAATATATTCAATATGTAGTCGTTGTGGGTTTCAGTATTTTAATTTATGTGATGGTATCTACTTCTCCAAAACTATCAAATTACTTAATGATATACGTTGCAGTAGCTTTTATGACTTTATACCATAACTATCGTTCGATTGCTTCTGCTGCAATCTCGGGCTTAATCTTATCAAACTACTTTTTTTGGACTTTTCAGGATGAAATGTTTTTCGGAGTAGATTATAAGGTTTTTCTATCAATGAATGTCATGTATATAATCATTACAGGTGTGTTAATCTCTCAAGCACGTATCGGTGAAAAGATGCAAAAGCAAATGGATCAACAACATGCTGAGATGAAAGCAGATAAAAAGAAAGTTGATCAACTTTTGAAAGAAGTTACTCGTTCTGTTCAAGTGATTACTAACTTTAGTGAGAACTTAAAAGGAAACATAGGTGCAACAGCAACAATTTCAAATGAAATAACAACCGCTTTTGCAGAAGTAACTAGAGGTGTAGAAGCACAAGCAGCAAGTGTTGGAGAAATGACGGGCTCGGTGAACGAAACAAATGATGTGGTGTCAAGAGTGTCAAGAATTTCGACACAGATGGGGACTCTTTCAGCCGAAACAAGAGACATTACCACGAAAGGTAACGATTACGTTATTAAACTTTCTTCCGATATGTCACAAGTGAATGAAGTAATTAGTGCTGCTAGTCAGTTGATTAAGGAATTAAATGATCAAACGAATCATATTGGAGCTATACTTTCATCAATTAGCGATATATCAAATCAAACCAATCTCTTAGCATTAAATGCTGCAATTGAAGCTGCAAGAGCTGGTGAGCATGGTAAAGGGTTTGCCGTTGTCGCAGCAGAGGTACGGAAATTAGCAGAGAGTTCACAAAATTCTACCGTTGAAATTAGTCAAATTTTAACTGAAATCCAAGAGAAGACATCTCAAGTGACAAAGCAGATTGAAGCTGGTGAACAATCCGTTGTCGCTAGTATTTTAGCCACTGACAAAACGAAAGGCAATTTTGAGATAATCCTAGCTAATACAGTTAAGGTTGCCGATGAAGCTAAAAATGTTAAATTGATGTTATTCCAACTAGAAGAAGCTTCAGCCCAGATTGGTCAAGAGATTTCCTCTGTTTCTCAAGTTACACAACATTCGAGTGCACAAACAGAAGAAATTTTAGCACATGTTGAAGAACAGCATAGTCGTATTAATACAATTATGAATTCTTTTGAAGAGTTAGACAGCCTAACAAAGCAGTTGCAAAACCTAGTCGATGAAACAAAGTAA
- a CDS encoding twin-arginine translocase TatA/TatE family subunit, with protein sequence MFSNIGIPGLVLILVIALIIFGPKKLPEIGRAVGNTLKEFKQATKELKEDVDVTSTLKDNKE encoded by the coding sequence TTGTTTTCAAATATTGGAATTCCAGGCTTAGTATTAATTCTTGTTATTGCACTTATCATTTTTGGTCCGAAAAAGTTGCCTGAAATCGGAAGAGCAGTAGGTAATACATTGAAAGAATTTAAGCAAGCAACGAAAGAGCTTAAGGAGGATGTTGACGTCACGAGTACATTAAAAGACAACAAAGAGTAA